The Methylomonas montana genome has a window encoding:
- the creC gene encoding two-component system sensor histidine kinase CreC: MKLSVRLFLGYFLLVAVAGALVLMLVVKQISPGVRTALEASLVDTANLLAELAAPDLLAGHIADGHFAQAVQRYSKRPVSATIFGFPKQSLDYRVYVTDAAGIVRFDSAGTAVGENYARWNDVYLTLQGRYGARSTQADPGDKRSSTMHVAAPVRDGERMIGVVTVAYPTALLQPIVEASKAVVQRGALWLFGGALAFGALFTWQLTRAIDLLVAYARTVTSGGKASPPKLRSVELATLAQALESMRQELEGKQYVERYVQTLTHEMKSPLAAIRGAAELLEEPLPDAERHRFAGNAREQAERLDQLIERLLGLAALEQRQQLSEPQILDLGELLTNLLAEKAPQLAQQHLQSAVSLSGELPVLGEDFLLRQALSNLLDNALAFAPAESAIEIKGRRDGNHIFLRIRDHGPGIPDYALDRLFERFYSLPRPNNGRKSTGLGLPFVREVAVLHGGEIKVGNAIGGGAEAILSLPSLGNQ; this comes from the coding sequence ATGAAATTGTCGGTGCGCTTGTTTCTGGGCTATTTCCTGTTGGTGGCGGTGGCCGGCGCCCTGGTATTGATGCTGGTCGTCAAACAGATTAGCCCCGGTGTGCGCACCGCGTTGGAAGCCAGCCTGGTCGATACCGCCAATTTGCTGGCCGAACTGGCAGCGCCGGACTTGCTCGCAGGGCATATCGCCGACGGCCATTTCGCCCAGGCCGTACAGCGCTACAGCAAGCGACCGGTATCGGCGACCATCTTCGGCTTCCCCAAACAAAGCCTGGATTACCGGGTTTACGTCACCGACGCCGCCGGGATCGTCCGCTTCGACTCGGCCGGCACGGCAGTCGGCGAAAATTACGCCCGCTGGAACGATGTGTATTTAACCTTGCAAGGTCGCTACGGCGCCCGCTCGACTCAAGCCGACCCCGGCGACAAACGCAGCTCGACGATGCATGTCGCCGCGCCGGTGCGCGACGGCGAACGTATGATCGGCGTGGTGACGGTCGCTTACCCAACCGCATTGCTGCAACCCATCGTCGAAGCCAGCAAGGCCGTCGTGCAGCGCGGCGCCTTATGGCTGTTCGGCGGCGCGCTGGCCTTTGGCGCCCTGTTCACCTGGCAACTGACCCGCGCCATCGATTTGCTGGTCGCTTATGCCCGCACCGTGACCTCCGGCGGCAAGGCCAGTCCGCCCAAACTGCGTAGCGTCGAGTTGGCTACCCTGGCACAAGCCCTGGAAAGCATGCGCCAGGAGCTGGAAGGCAAGCAATATGTCGAACGTTACGTGCAGACCCTGACTCACGAAATGAAAAGCCCACTGGCGGCAATCCGCGGCGCAGCCGAATTGTTGGAAGAACCGCTGCCGGACGCCGAACGCCATCGCTTCGCCGGCAACGCCCGCGAACAAGCCGAGCGACTGGATCAATTGATCGAACGCTTGCTGGGTTTGGCCGCACTGGAGCAACGTCAGCAACTATCGGAACCGCAGATTTTGGATTTGGGCGAGTTGTTGACGAATCTACTGGCCGAAAAAGCGCCGCAATTGGCACAACAACATTTACAATCAGCCGTGTCGCTGAGCGGCGAACTGCCTGTGTTGGGCGAGGATTTTTTGTTGCGTCAGGCGTTGTCCAACCTGCTGGACAATGCATTGGCCTTCGCCCCCGCCGAGTCTGCCATAGAAATCAAGGGCCGCCGCGACGGCAACCATATCTTTCTTCGCATCCGCGACCACGGTCCCGGCATCCCGGATTACGCATTGGATCGCCTGTTCGAACGCTTCTACTCTCTGCCTCGCCCCAATAATGGCCGTAAAAGCACCGGTTTGGGTTTGCCCTTCGTTCGGGAAGTGGCTGTGTTGCATGGTGGGGAAATTAAGGTCGGCAATGCCATCGGCGGTGGGGCGGAGGCGATACTGAGTTTACCTAGTCTCGGCAACCAATAA
- a CDS encoding DUF1508 domain-containing protein encodes MPATFQLKTNDENQYSFNFLNSKGELILMSGDYGNKEDAMQAIKEVRTGSLMTNQIAASKVPEGDTFFVIKDAAGTIIVKSVLFNSNMVFDNALHIVKDNACVAEIVDLTV; translated from the coding sequence ATGCCAGCGACTTTTCAACTTAAAACCAATGACGAAAATCAGTATTCTTTTAATTTTCTGAACAGTAAGGGCGAACTCATTCTGATGAGCGGCGATTACGGCAACAAGGAAGATGCCATGCAGGCTATTAAAGAAGTCAGGACCGGTTCCTTAATGACCAATCAAATTGCCGCCAGCAAGGTCCCCGAGGGCGACACTTTTTTTGTCATCAAGGATGCGGCCGGCACCATCATTGTAAAAAGCGTTTTATTTAACTCGAACATGGTGTTCGACAATGCGCTGCACATTGTTAAAGACAATGCCTGCGTTGCCGAAATCGTCGATCTGACTGTGTAA
- a CDS encoding ABC transporter ATP-binding protein yields MYIEFNHTEAVFQQPVNDFSSSEDTLLEVRGLAKQYLSKNRTVAVFENIDLQVRPHEVVCLLGASGCGKSSLLTTLAGLQTANAGEIRFAGEALHKPDPRLGMMFQDPCLLPWLNVRQNISFGLTLDAGPKLGKAELKQKIETAMQWVGLQNSADAYPSHLSGGMAQRVSLARALVRNPDILLMDEPFSALDAITRLGMQELLLKLIADRRSAVVLVTHDIDEALILADRILLMGGSPGRIVKEWIAPIRQPRVKQLHRLIDLRMEILETLSSSSADAHDSEAIF; encoded by the coding sequence GTGTACATCGAATTCAACCATACCGAAGCCGTCTTTCAGCAGCCGGTAAACGACTTCTCTTCGTCGGAAGATACCTTGCTTGAGGTGCGGGGCTTAGCCAAGCAATACCTCAGTAAAAACCGAACGGTTGCTGTGTTCGAAAATATCGATCTGCAGGTGCGACCACACGAAGTGGTTTGCCTGTTGGGCGCTAGCGGTTGCGGCAAGTCGTCGTTGCTGACCACTTTGGCTGGCTTGCAAACTGCCAATGCCGGTGAGATTCGCTTTGCTGGCGAAGCGTTGCATAAGCCAGACCCGCGCTTGGGCATGATGTTTCAAGACCCGTGCTTGTTACCGTGGCTCAACGTGCGGCAAAACATCAGTTTTGGCCTGACCTTGGATGCCGGGCCGAAGCTTGGCAAGGCAGAGCTTAAGCAAAAAATCGAAACTGCGATGCAATGGGTAGGCCTGCAAAACTCGGCCGACGCTTATCCCAGTCACTTGTCAGGCGGCATGGCGCAACGAGTATCCTTGGCAAGAGCTTTGGTGCGTAATCCCGATATTCTGTTGATGGACGAACCCTTCAGCGCCCTGGATGCGATTACCCGTTTAGGCATGCAAGAGCTGTTGTTGAAGCTGATTGCCGATCGCCGCAGCGCGGTAGTGCTGGTCACACATGACATCGACGAAGCCTTGATTTTGGCTGATCGCATACTGCTGATGGGTGGTTCGCCTGGGCGTATCGTTAAAGAGTGGATAGCGCCAATTCGGCAACCGCGCGTAAAACAGCTGCATCGCTTGATTGATTTACGTATGGAAATACTAGAGACCTTGTCGTCCAGTTCTGCTGATGCTCACGACAGTGAGGCGATTTTTTAG
- a CDS encoding acyl-CoA dehydrogenase family protein: MYQAAQQAQIRSNLHAIDSAEPVINGGELPGVAELIAKQLQPNVVAIDQDGYYPRQFLQDLGALGGYAGVVAPAFGGNGFGLTHTVQVMSEVSKTCLSTGFAIWCQTACLRYLQLSDNENLKSRFLPALVEGRLLGGTGLSNTLKFKCGIERSLLKARRVSGGYEINGNLPWVSNLGAGHVFVTGCPVENDGRLLFFLVETQRTGFRLVDGAHFAAMEGTGTLACQFRDYFVNDQHVLAQPETSESYLAKIKPGMILAQMGMGLGLVRSCIDLIESANKSSALTNQYLDDQADELAGELAIAERETYRLTRLLDDDPAADVIADVLKVRLAGSELSLRASQSALLHQGAKGFLTHSAAQRKVREAYFVAIVTPAIKQLRRELANLKSAEICALSSS, translated from the coding sequence ATGTACCAAGCAGCCCAACAAGCACAAATTAGATCAAACCTGCATGCCATAGATTCCGCAGAGCCAGTGATTAACGGCGGCGAGTTGCCGGGCGTGGCGGAATTGATCGCCAAACAATTGCAGCCTAATGTCGTCGCTATAGATCAGGATGGATATTATCCTCGGCAGTTTTTGCAGGATCTGGGTGCGTTGGGCGGCTATGCCGGTGTCGTCGCGCCGGCTTTTGGCGGCAACGGTTTCGGTTTGACACACACTGTGCAGGTGATGTCTGAGGTTTCCAAAACCTGTCTTTCCACCGGGTTTGCGATCTGGTGTCAAACCGCCTGTCTGCGTTATCTGCAACTGTCCGATAACGAAAACCTCAAAAGCCGATTTTTGCCGGCATTAGTCGAAGGACGTTTGCTTGGCGGCACCGGCTTGTCGAACACCTTGAAATTCAAATGCGGTATCGAGCGTTCATTGCTGAAGGCTCGACGGGTTAGTGGCGGCTATGAAATCAATGGCAATCTGCCTTGGGTATCCAATTTGGGGGCAGGACATGTATTTGTCACCGGTTGTCCGGTCGAAAACGACGGCCGTTTGCTGTTTTTTCTGGTCGAAACCCAGCGCACCGGTTTTCGTTTGGTAGACGGCGCCCATTTTGCGGCGATGGAAGGTACTGGCACGCTGGCATGCCAATTTCGGGATTATTTTGTTAATGATCAGCATGTGCTGGCTCAACCGGAAACGTCGGAAAGCTATCTGGCGAAAATCAAACCCGGCATGATTTTGGCGCAGATGGGCATGGGATTGGGCTTAGTGCGAAGTTGCATAGACTTGATCGAATCTGCCAACAAATCATCGGCGTTAACCAATCAATACCTGGACGATCAAGCCGATGAATTGGCGGGTGAATTGGCGATTGCCGAACGGGAGACCTACAGGCTGACTCGGTTGCTGGATGACGATCCGGCAGCCGATGTGATTGCCGACGTGTTGAAAGTCAGATTGGCGGGTAGCGAATTATCGCTGCGCGCATCGCAGTCTGCCTTGTTGCATCAGGGTGCCAAGGGGTTTCTGACTCATTCCGCGGCTCAGCGTAAAGTCCGCGAAGCCTACTTTGTCGCTATTGTTACGCCGGCTATCAAACAGTTGCGCCGGGAACTGGCGAATCTAAAAAGCGCTGAGATTTGTGCCTTGTCTTCATCTTAA
- a CDS encoding OsmC family protein — MSQAKVNCFYPDLLRPIDKTGLENLAEKGKANPDFKVTLKAKTVCEGQFRNLTYIRDLAPYVIDEPPHLLGEDTAPNPSEALLAALGACLSVGIHANATARGIALSKLELALEGDINVTAVWGVGDLADDKPLGFTAVRVNIDVEGDADAATLADIIAHANRWSPVANTLRNAVPVTVN, encoded by the coding sequence ATGTCTCAAGCAAAAGTAAATTGTTTTTATCCGGATTTATTAAGACCTATCGATAAAACCGGCCTGGAAAACCTCGCCGAAAAAGGCAAGGCCAATCCCGACTTCAAAGTCACGTTAAAAGCCAAAACCGTCTGCGAAGGCCAGTTCCGCAACCTGACTTATATTCGAGATTTGGCGCCTTATGTGATCGACGAGCCGCCCCATCTGTTAGGCGAGGACACCGCGCCGAATCCATCCGAAGCCTTGTTGGCGGCATTGGGTGCCTGTTTGTCGGTCGGCATCCACGCCAATGCCACCGCACGCGGCATTGCCTTGAGCAAACTGGAGCTGGCTTTGGAAGGCGACATCAACGTCACTGCTGTCTGGGGCGTGGGTGATTTGGCGGATGACAAGCCGCTGGGCTTTACCGCCGTGAGGGTCAACATCGACGTCGAAGGCGACGCCGATGCTGCCACGCTGGCGGACATCATCGCCCACGCCAACCGGTGGTCGCCGGTAGCCAATACCTTGCGCAATGCGGTGCCGGTAACCGTCAACTAA
- a CDS encoding ABC transporter permease produces the protein MSAIPESLTRQALPTMRLKAIRLSTWSLLPFAGLSIALLVWWATTSPVFYPDSVPAKFAPEACFDALWTLFASAEIFPHILVSLKRVLLSLLFALLAGIPLGVLVGLSRSVERATGPLFQFVRMISPLSWMPLAVMVFGIGDAPVYFLLSVAAIWPIMLNVSAGVHAIDPRWLTLARSLCANRRETLFRIIAPAIVAHILTGIRLAIGIVWIVLVPAEMLGVSQGLGYFILDTRDRLAYSELMAVILIIGLLGYLLDLSVRLITQKWTHRRQDN, from the coding sequence GTGAGCGCGATTCCTGAATCGTTAACTCGGCAAGCATTGCCGACAATGCGCCTGAAGGCTATTCGGCTGAGCACTTGGAGTTTGCTACCGTTTGCCGGGCTTTCAATAGCTTTGCTGGTTTGGTGGGCGACGACCAGTCCTGTGTTCTATCCAGATAGTGTGCCAGCCAAATTCGCGCCGGAAGCCTGCTTCGACGCGCTATGGACTCTGTTCGCCAGCGCCGAAATTTTTCCGCATATCCTCGTTAGTCTGAAGCGGGTGTTGTTGAGTCTGCTATTTGCTTTATTGGCAGGCATTCCGCTGGGCGTGCTGGTGGGTTTGTCACGCTCGGTAGAGCGAGCGACCGGCCCCTTGTTTCAGTTTGTACGGATGATTTCGCCGTTGTCGTGGATGCCTTTGGCGGTGATGGTATTCGGCATCGGCGATGCGCCGGTATATTTCCTGCTGAGCGTCGCCGCCATCTGGCCGATCATGCTCAACGTATCGGCCGGAGTGCATGCCATCGACCCACGCTGGCTGACCCTGGCACGCAGCCTGTGCGCTAATCGCCGGGAAACCCTGTTTCGCATCATCGCGCCGGCCATCGTCGCCCATATTCTGACCGGTATTCGATTAGCAATCGGCATCGTCTGGATCGTACTGGTACCGGCCGAAATGCTTGGGGTCAGCCAGGGCTTGGGTTATTTCATACTCGATACTCGCGACCGTTTAGCGTATTCGGAATTAATGGCGGTGATATTAATTATCGGCCTGTTGGGATACTTGTTGGATCTAAGCGTGCGTTTAATTACCCAAAAATGGACACATCGCCGCCAGGACAACTAA
- a CDS encoding ABC transporter substrate-binding protein: MTHNKPYDAGKDLDELHAAGCSCCGGFSRRDFIKLTSILAAASALPGGFARAFEADPKRPLRIGYLPITDAAPLLVAHAKGFYQEHGIEAEQPKLFRAWPQLVEAFIAGQIDVIHLLAPTALLMRYGSKFPAKIVAWNHVNGSALTVAPSINQIGDLAGKTVAIPFWFSIHNVILQHLLRQQGLVAVSKPAGTTLSANEVNLVIMPPPDMISALANGSIAGYIVAEPFNAAAENLKAGKILRFTGDVWKSHACCVVFMREADLEQRPEWSQAVVNGIVNAQSWIRDNRQGTAQLLAKESGSNYTPHAQAVLERALSYYDGASYGAQGALQHADWQQSRIDFQPYPFPSYTKQLVQLLKQTHVEGDNGLLATLDPDFVAGDLVDDRFVKVAIAKLGGPKVFGLPDSLSREEVLA; the protein is encoded by the coding sequence ATGACGCATAACAAACCATACGATGCCGGCAAGGATTTAGACGAACTGCATGCGGCCGGTTGCTCCTGCTGCGGTGGATTCAGCCGCCGCGACTTCATCAAACTGACCTCGATACTGGCCGCCGCATCTGCGCTGCCGGGCGGTTTTGCCAGAGCGTTTGAAGCAGACCCAAAGCGCCCCTTACGTATCGGCTATTTGCCGATCACCGATGCAGCGCCGTTGCTAGTCGCTCATGCCAAAGGCTTTTATCAGGAACACGGCATCGAGGCAGAGCAACCGAAGCTGTTTCGCGCCTGGCCGCAACTGGTGGAAGCGTTCATTGCCGGCCAGATCGACGTGATTCATCTGTTGGCGCCAACGGCCTTGCTGATGCGTTATGGCAGTAAGTTTCCAGCCAAAATCGTGGCCTGGAATCACGTTAACGGCTCGGCGCTAACCGTGGCGCCAAGTATCAATCAGATCGGCGATCTGGCAGGCAAGACTGTGGCGATTCCGTTCTGGTTTTCGATTCACAACGTGATTTTGCAACATTTGTTAAGACAGCAAGGGCTGGTCGCAGTCTCGAAACCAGCCGGCACGACCTTGAGCGCCAACGAAGTGAATCTGGTAATCATGCCGCCGCCCGACATGATTTCGGCCTTGGCGAACGGTAGCATCGCCGGCTATATCGTCGCCGAACCGTTTAATGCCGCGGCGGAAAACCTGAAAGCGGGCAAGATTCTGCGCTTTACCGGCGACGTCTGGAAATCACATGCTTGTTGCGTAGTGTTCATGCGCGAAGCCGATCTTGAGCAACGGCCCGAATGGTCGCAAGCGGTAGTCAATGGCATCGTCAACGCTCAATCCTGGATACGCGATAACCGCCAGGGTACGGCGCAATTGTTGGCCAAGGAGAGCGGCAGCAACTATACCCCACATGCTCAAGCCGTGCTGGAGCGCGCCTTGTCGTATTACGATGGTGCTAGTTACGGTGCGCAGGGTGCGTTGCAACACGCCGATTGGCAACAATCGCGGATCGATTTTCAACCCTACCCGTTCCCATCCTATACCAAGCAACTGGTGCAGTTGCTGAAACAGACTCATGTCGAAGGCGACAATGGTTTGCTGGCGACGCTTGATCCCGATTTCGTCGCCGGCGACTTGGTCGATGACCGTTTTGTTAAAGTGGCGATAGCCAAACTGGGTGGGCCGAAAGTATTTGGTTTGCCCGATAGTTTGAGCCGTGAAGAGGTTCTGGCGTGA
- a CDS encoding alginate export family protein: MHVKNIKADIALPIFILGIINMSFHENAIAADKPLGQINENLRITGEFRGRYEAYDFFKPGPAANNNNEYDFWALRARLGVLATSRYVDGFVQGEYSGVYGLPNDAFATPGGALGLGALYFTENQRYTSPSDVHLKQAYLNFKFDPLGLNGLSLKAGRFEVKEGLEYQTGDAKFDGLKTTRVSQRLLGTFDFAHASRNFDGISTVYDQPKYNISISATHPTQGGFNLQAQEEISDIDLFYTAITSKKDALLPGTEARLFYLYYGDDRKTQALDNRAAGQRPLLSNADLRIHTVGTHLLTVQKLGSGAADALFWGAYQFGDWTNQTHQAWAYDAEAGYQWTNLPLKPWVRGGFFQSSGDANANDGKHGTFFQVLPTVRLYAKFPFFNLMNINDTFAQFIVNPTANTRVGIDVHHLTLSERNDLFYAGAGASSRDNSFGFLGRPSNGNSTIGELVDISFTHNINKELSWNAYYAHAFGGSYADNFYRQKQDADFAYVEFNYAF; this comes from the coding sequence ATGCACGTAAAAAATATAAAAGCCGATATTGCGCTGCCAATTTTTATATTGGGCATCATCAATATGAGTTTTCATGAAAACGCTATCGCCGCCGACAAACCGTTAGGGCAAATCAATGAGAACTTAAGGATTACCGGCGAATTCAGAGGGCGCTACGAAGCCTACGACTTTTTCAAACCGGGGCCTGCCGCCAACAATAACAACGAATACGATTTCTGGGCCTTGCGCGCGCGCCTTGGCGTACTGGCGACCAGTCGTTACGTGGATGGCTTCGTTCAGGGCGAATACAGTGGTGTCTACGGTTTGCCCAATGATGCCTTTGCTACGCCGGGCGGCGCATTGGGCTTGGGCGCACTGTATTTCACCGAGAACCAGCGGTATACCTCGCCCAGCGATGTACATTTGAAACAGGCTTATCTGAACTTCAAATTCGATCCGCTTGGTTTGAATGGATTGTCGCTGAAGGCCGGACGCTTCGAAGTCAAGGAAGGCCTGGAATATCAAACCGGCGACGCCAAATTCGATGGCTTGAAAACCACCCGCGTTTCCCAACGTTTGCTGGGCACTTTCGACTTTGCCCATGCCTCGCGCAACTTCGACGGCATCTCGACGGTTTACGATCAACCTAAATACAACATTAGTATCAGCGCCACGCATCCGACGCAGGGCGGTTTCAACCTGCAGGCGCAGGAAGAGATCAGCGACATCGATTTGTTTTATACCGCCATCACCAGTAAGAAAGATGCATTGCTGCCCGGCACCGAGGCCAGGCTGTTTTATCTGTACTACGGCGACGATCGCAAAACTCAGGCCTTGGATAACCGCGCTGCGGGCCAACGGCCTTTGCTCAGCAATGCCGATTTACGCATCCACACTGTCGGTACGCATTTATTGACCGTTCAAAAACTTGGGTCAGGCGCGGCGGACGCCTTGTTTTGGGGGGCTTACCAGTTCGGCGATTGGACTAATCAAACGCATCAGGCTTGGGCTTACGATGCCGAAGCAGGTTATCAATGGACCAACTTGCCGCTAAAGCCCTGGGTGAGAGGCGGTTTTTTCCAAAGTTCCGGCGATGCCAATGCCAATGACGGCAAGCACGGCACATTTTTTCAGGTGCTGCCGACCGTGCGGCTGTACGCGAAATTTCCGTTCTTTAATCTGATGAACATTAACGATACCTTCGCCCAGTTCATTGTCAATCCGACCGCCAACACTCGGGTCGGCATCGACGTCCACCATTTGACCCTGTCGGAACGCAACGATCTGTTTTACGCCGGCGCCGGTGCCAGTTCTCGGGATAACAGCTTCGGTTTTCTGGGGCGCCCCAGTAACGGCAACAGTACCATCGGCGAACTGGTCGACATCAGCTTTACCCACAACATCAATAAGGAACTGTCCTGGAACGCCTATTACGCGCATGCCTTCGGCGGCAGTTACGCGGACAATTTTTATAGGCAGAAGCAGGACGCCGATTTTGCCTACGTGGAATTTAATTACGCTTTTTAA
- a CDS encoding AraC family transcriptional regulator → MNPVTDQLAHWLLASLELDTTLFHIGQYCGTWRAAPSDVMRSGFHLVLNGQCWLHLPEKAEALALQKGDAVFFIRETTHYLSPTASPDDPALCRVKSGEMLPIDENVPDSVALACGFFDFKSGLSAMLLSSFPDYLIIRGSQTELLAAKTIFDLILTEARQSGETASPLIVRLTDVLFFYAIRQLATTQEISAGLWAVVQSPEFAKLVEAVINEPEKDWPVEKMADYSHMSRATFFKRFSQVAGQTPNLFLVMVRMKMAAQLLRQGRTISQVAEKVGYQSESAFSKAFKKVIGQQPGAYQKKSHYFNKVQTN, encoded by the coding sequence ATGAATCCCGTGACAGATCAATTGGCTCATTGGTTGTTAGCCAGTCTGGAGCTTGATACGACTCTTTTTCATATCGGTCAGTATTGCGGCACATGGCGGGCCGCTCCCTCCGATGTGATGCGATCTGGATTTCATTTGGTATTGAATGGCCAATGCTGGCTGCATTTACCTGAAAAGGCCGAAGCCCTAGCCTTGCAAAAAGGCGATGCGGTGTTTTTTATCCGCGAGACCACACATTATCTAAGCCCAACTGCGTCTCCCGACGATCCTGCTCTGTGTCGGGTCAAATCCGGGGAAATGCTGCCGATTGACGAAAACGTGCCGGATTCGGTAGCGCTGGCCTGCGGCTTCTTCGATTTCAAATCGGGCTTAAGCGCGATGCTGCTGAGCTCTTTCCCCGACTATTTAATTATTCGCGGTAGCCAAACCGAACTGCTGGCAGCCAAAACCATCTTCGATCTGATCCTGACGGAAGCCAGACAATCCGGTGAAACTGCGTCGCCCTTGATTGTCCGGCTGACCGATGTGTTGTTTTTTTACGCGATTAGGCAATTGGCAACCACCCAGGAAATTTCCGCCGGTCTCTGGGCAGTTGTGCAAAGCCCTGAATTTGCCAAGCTGGTGGAAGCGGTGATCAACGAGCCTGAGAAAGATTGGCCGGTCGAGAAAATGGCGGATTATAGTCATATGTCCCGCGCCACTTTTTTCAAACGTTTCAGCCAGGTGGCAGGACAAACGCCGAATTTATTTTTGGTGATGGTGCGGATGAAGATGGCCGCGCAATTGTTGAGACAAGGCAGAACGATTTCGCAAGTTGCCGAAAAAGTGGGGTATCAATCGGAATCGGCATTTTCGAAAGCTTTTAAGAAAGTCATAGGCCAACAACCTGGCGCTTATCAGAAAAAATCCCATTATTTCAATAAAGTGCAAACCAATTAA
- the creD gene encoding cell envelope integrity protein CreD, with protein MQSKLWHKILIMLALTVALLIPINMINNLAGERENRQLQVVNDIAASSAGPQKLFGPLLVVPYSEQWTEIAETRRDNAPIRESVQRVENRYLYFLPEHLNMAGELATETKQRGLFEVRSYVLNVSVKGDIKLPGGYGKPQPLHGGQIEFGAPYVGVALSDMRGVLQAPGLEWAGKTYAFEQGSALPLEDVNGMHATLEEMPVEFGAISLPFAFNLKLRGIESLDFVPAGKQTSVEISSAWQHPSFYGRFLPDPQSQQIGAEGFHALWTVDALASNVAQSLNKCRTIAAFDSFGIRLMEPINIYSLSDRATKYGFLFVCLTFAAIFLFEILKNLAIHPAQYALVGLALAMFFLLLLSLSEHLDFLVAYLLATAACVSLIGVYLSAVLHSSKRGFSACGLLAGLFASLYVLLESEDNALMLGSLLMFVLLGVAMLSTRKLDWYGLNQPAAADANDQAATTTS; from the coding sequence ATGCAAAGCAAACTGTGGCACAAAATCCTGATCATGCTGGCGCTGACCGTGGCGCTGCTGATCCCGATCAATATGATCAATAATCTGGCCGGCGAGCGGGAAAACCGCCAGTTGCAGGTCGTCAACGACATTGCCGCCAGTTCCGCCGGGCCACAGAAATTATTCGGCCCGCTACTGGTGGTACCGTATAGCGAGCAATGGACCGAAATCGCCGAAACTCGCCGCGATAACGCGCCGATACGCGAGTCGGTGCAACGCGTCGAGAACCGTTATTTGTATTTCCTGCCGGAACATCTGAACATGGCCGGCGAACTGGCGACCGAGACCAAGCAGCGAGGCTTGTTCGAGGTGCGCTCCTATGTGCTGAACGTCAGCGTCAAGGGCGACATCAAATTACCGGGCGGTTACGGCAAGCCTCAGCCGCTGCACGGCGGTCAAATCGAGTTTGGCGCGCCTTACGTCGGCGTGGCGCTGTCGGATATGCGCGGCGTGCTGCAAGCGCCGGGGCTGGAATGGGCCGGCAAGACTTATGCGTTTGAACAAGGTTCGGCGTTGCCGCTGGAAGATGTCAACGGCATGCACGCCACGCTGGAGGAAATGCCGGTCGAATTCGGCGCGATCAGCTTGCCGTTCGCCTTCAACCTGAAACTGCGCGGCATCGAGTCGCTGGATTTTGTGCCGGCCGGCAAGCAAACCAGCGTCGAAATTAGCTCCGCTTGGCAACATCCCAGTTTTTACGGCCGCTTCCTACCCGATCCGCAAAGCCAGCAAATCGGTGCGGAAGGTTTTCATGCGCTGTGGACGGTCGATGCGCTGGCATCCAACGTCGCCCAATCCCTGAACAAGTGCCGCACTATCGCCGCATTCGACAGCTTCGGCATCCGCCTGATGGAGCCGATCAATATTTACTCGCTGTCCGACCGCGCCACAAAATATGGCTTTTTATTCGTCTGCCTGACTTTCGCCGCAATCTTTTTGTTCGAAATCCTGAAAAATCTGGCGATTCATCCGGCCCAATATGCCTTGGTCGGACTGGCCTTGGCAATGTTCTTCCTGCTGTTGTTGAGCTTATCCGAACATCTGGATTTTTTGGTCGCCTATCTGTTGGCAACCGCCGCCTGCGTGAGTTTGATCGGCGTTTATCTGAGCGCGGTGTTGCATAGCAGCAAACGCGGTTTCAGCGCCTGCGGCTTGCTAGCCGGCTTGTTCGCCAGCCTTTACGTGCTGCTGGAATCGGAAGACAACGCGTTGATGTTGGGTTCGCTGTTGATGTTTGTATTGCTGGGTGTCGCGATGCTGAGCACCCGCAAACTGGATTGGTACGGCCTTAACCAACCGGCAGCGGCCGATGCCAACGATCAAGCGGCAACGACAACGTCATAA